A genomic window from Rhizobiaceae bacterium includes:
- a CDS encoding dihydrodipicolinate synthase family protein: protein MDRNSIDWAGSFPAMTTPFDKNGKIDEKAFVANLERLIAAGSDGFVVAGCTGEFWTLSHEERKRYYELAVEAVAGRVTLIVGTGAVTVEETVTLTNMATKAGVDGVLILPPYFVKLTDDEIFAHYSDVVSRTKVPILLYNIPGNAVNALSPQLANRLADLDTVVAIKESSGDWNNFYSTLITVADKIRVFCGPSSVYGAPAIQLGADGFVDCFPNVWPDVGRPLFEAAKSGDKKRAAELQKIGCLLTELLTSEGRTLYPATKSAMDLMGFPGGGDPRPPLRPLGEEQIQGLRKGLIELGLLKA from the coding sequence GTGGATAGAAACAGTATCGATTGGGCGGGTTCATTTCCGGCCATGACAACGCCCTTCGATAAGAATGGTAAGATTGATGAAAAGGCTTTTGTCGCGAATCTCGAGCGGCTTATCGCTGCCGGATCGGACGGGTTTGTCGTTGCCGGGTGTACCGGCGAATTCTGGACGCTGAGCCACGAGGAGCGCAAGCGCTACTACGAACTGGCAGTCGAGGCCGTGGCCGGTCGAGTGACGTTGATCGTCGGAACCGGGGCCGTCACCGTCGAGGAAACGGTTACCTTGACAAACATGGCGACGAAGGCCGGGGTCGACGGCGTCTTGATCCTCCCGCCCTACTTCGTGAAGCTGACCGACGACGAGATATTCGCCCACTACAGCGATGTCGTGAGCCGCACCAAGGTGCCGATCCTGCTTTACAACATCCCCGGCAATGCCGTGAACGCCTTGTCGCCACAGCTTGCCAACAGGCTTGCCGACCTCGATACGGTTGTCGCGATCAAGGAAAGCTCGGGCGACTGGAACAATTTCTACTCCACGCTGATCACGGTTGCCGACAAGATCCGCGTGTTCTGCGGACCTTCTTCCGTATATGGCGCTCCAGCGATCCAGCTTGGTGCCGACGGTTTCGTCGATTGCTTTCCGAATGTCTGGCCTGATGTGGGCCGCCCCCTCTTTGAGGCCGCCAAGAGCGGTGACAAGAAGCGCGCTGCCGAATTGCAGAAGATCGGATGCCTCCTGACCGAACTTCTGACTTCAGAGGGCCGCACGCTTTATCCCGCGACCAAGTCGGCAATGGATCTGATGGGCTTTCCGGGTGGCGGAGATCCGCGGCCTCCGCTGCGTCCGTTGGGAGAGGAACAGATTCAGGGGCTTCGCAAGGGCCTGATCGAACTCGGCTTGCTCAAGGCATAG